A stretch of Acidimicrobiales bacterium DNA encodes these proteins:
- a CDS encoding phosphoglycerate dehydrogenase, whose amino-acid sequence MKILLADSLPEASVQRLEAAGDEVRVDATLGAEDLAGALAGIEVLVVRSTPVTEEALRAADQLALVVRAGAGTNTIDCDVAAELGIFVCNVPGKNALAVAELTLGLLLAVDRHIADATGDLRVGRWNKKAYSEADGLFGRTMGIIGLGDIGIATAERASAFGIDVIAEEKPERSADAVARALRAGVRFVADRDALLRESDIVSLHVPGGADTAGLVDAAFLATMKNDAILLNTSRGDVVDEAALIAAMDERGIRAGLDVFADEPGAGTGEFDSPLARHPSVVATHHIGASTEQAQNAVADGTVDAIDAYRRGGVVNCVNMEAAPPKAATLTIRHRDRVGVLAAVLTLLRRSELNVSNMSNKIFSGSKAAVATIDVGSVPSAALIEELRSQEHVINVAVTIA is encoded by the coding sequence ATGAAGATACTCCTGGCCGACTCCCTCCCGGAAGCGTCCGTGCAGCGCCTCGAAGCCGCCGGCGACGAGGTCCGGGTCGACGCCACCCTCGGCGCGGAGGATCTCGCCGGGGCCCTCGCCGGCATCGAGGTCCTCGTCGTGCGCTCCACCCCGGTCACCGAGGAGGCCCTGCGGGCCGCCGATCAGCTCGCCCTGGTGGTGCGGGCCGGTGCCGGCACGAACACCATCGATTGTGACGTCGCGGCCGAGCTCGGCATCTTCGTGTGCAACGTCCCCGGCAAGAACGCCCTCGCGGTCGCCGAGCTCACGCTCGGCCTGCTCCTCGCCGTGGACCGACACATCGCGGACGCCACCGGCGACCTGCGGGTGGGTCGGTGGAACAAGAAGGCGTATTCGGAGGCCGATGGTCTGTTCGGGCGGACCATGGGCATCATCGGTCTCGGCGACATCGGGATCGCCACCGCCGAGCGGGCGAGCGCCTTCGGCATCGACGTGATCGCCGAGGAGAAGCCGGAGCGGTCCGCGGACGCCGTCGCCCGCGCCCTGCGGGCCGGCGTGCGATTCGTCGCCGACCGCGATGCGCTGCTGCGCGAGAGCGACATCGTGTCGCTCCACGTCCCCGGCGGAGCAGACACCGCCGGCCTGGTCGACGCCGCCTTCCTCGCGACGATGAAGAACGACGCGATCCTCCTGAACACCTCGCGCGGCGATGTCGTCGACGAGGCGGCGTTGATCGCCGCGATGGACGAACGGGGCATCCGCGCCGGGCTCGATGTCTTCGCCGACGAACCGGGCGCCGGCACCGGCGAGTTCGATTCCCCGCTCGCCCGCCACCCGTCCGTCGTCGCCACGCACCACATCGGCGCCTCGACCGAGCAGGCACAGAACGCCGTCGCCGACGGCACCGTCGATGCGATCGATGCCTACCGGCGGGGCGGTGTCGTCAACTGTGTGAACATGGAGGCCGCGCCACCCAAGGCGGCGACCCTCACGATCCGTCACCGCGATCGCGTCGGGGTCCTCGCGGCGGTCCTCACCCTGCTACGCCGCTCGGAGCTCAACGTGTCCAACATGAGCAACAAGATCTTCTCGGGCAGCAAGGCGGCCGTCGCGACGATCGACGTCGGGTCGGTTCCGTCCGCCGCCCTCATCGAGGAACTCCGCTCCCAGGAACACGTGATCAACGTCGCCGTCACCATCGCATGA